Proteins co-encoded in one Psychromonas sp. L1A2 genomic window:
- the groL gene encoding chaperonin GroEL (60 kDa chaperone family; promotes refolding of misfolded polypeptides especially under stressful conditions; forms two stacked rings of heptamers to form a barrel-shaped 14mer; ends can be capped by GroES; misfolded proteins enter the barrel where they are refolded when GroES binds) produces MSAKEVKFGNDARIKMLDGVNILANAVRVTLGPKGRNVVIDKSFGAPQITKDGVTVAKEIELSDKFENMGAQMVKEVASQTNDAAGDGTTTATVLAQSIITEGLKAVAAGMNPMDLKRGIDQTVKAAVVELKKLSTPCSDSKAITQVGTISANSDVEIGEIIATAMQKVGNEGVITVEEGQGLETELEVVEGMQFDRGYLSPYFMTNQEAGTVELDSPFILIVDKKIGNIRELLPTLEAVAKASKPLLIIAEDVEGEALATLVVNNMRGIVKVAAVKAPGFGDRRKAMLQDIAILTAGTVISEEIGLDLEKVTLEDLGQAKRIVINKDETTIIDGAGQQDAISARVSQIKQQIEASSSDYDKEKLQERSAKLAGGVAVIKVGASTEVEMKEKKDRVDDALHATRAAVEEGVVAGGGVALVRVAGLLKDLKGDNDDQNVGIRVALRAMESPLRQIVANCGEEASVVASNVQKGTANYGYNATTGEYGDMLEMGILDPTKVTRSALQFAASVAGLMITTECMITDLPVDAPAAPMPDMGGMGGMM; encoded by the coding sequence ATGTCTGCTAAAGAAGTTAAATTTGGTAATGATGCTCGAATCAAAATGCTGGATGGCGTAAACATTTTAGCCAATGCTGTACGTGTAACACTAGGTCCTAAAGGCCGTAACGTGGTTATCGACAAAAGTTTTGGTGCTCCTCAAATCACTAAAGATGGTGTGACTGTAGCTAAAGAGATCGAACTTTCTGACAAGTTTGAAAACATGGGCGCACAAATGGTTAAAGAAGTGGCTTCTCAAACTAATGATGCAGCTGGTGATGGAACAACAACAGCAACAGTACTAGCACAATCAATCATCACTGAAGGCCTAAAAGCGGTTGCAGCCGGTATGAACCCAATGGACCTAAAACGTGGTATCGACCAAACAGTTAAAGCAGCTGTTGTTGAATTGAAAAAACTATCGACACCTTGTTCTGACTCTAAAGCAATCACACAAGTAGGAACAATCTCTGCTAACTCTGATGTAGAAATTGGCGAAATCATTGCAACAGCAATGCAAAAAGTAGGTAACGAAGGCGTTATCACTGTTGAAGAAGGGCAAGGCTTAGAAACTGAGCTAGAAGTGGTTGAAGGTATGCAATTCGACCGTGGTTACCTATCGCCTTACTTCATGACAAACCAAGAAGCAGGTACTGTTGAGCTAGATAGCCCATTCATTCTAATCGTTGATAAAAAAATCGGTAACATCCGTGAATTATTACCAACATTAGAAGCAGTGGCTAAAGCATCAAAACCATTATTAATTATTGCTGAAGACGTTGAAGGCGAAGCGCTAGCAACATTAGTTGTTAATAACATGCGTGGCATCGTGAAAGTAGCGGCTGTTAAAGCACCTGGTTTCGGTGATCGTCGTAAAGCAATGCTACAAGATATTGCCATCCTAACAGCTGGTACAGTTATCTCTGAAGAGATTGGTCTAGACCTTGAGAAAGTAACACTTGAAGATCTTGGTCAAGCTAAACGTATCGTTATCAATAAAGACGAAACAACAATCATTGATGGTGCAGGTCAACAAGATGCTATTTCAGCACGTGTTAGCCAAATCAAACAACAAATCGAAGCGTCTTCATCTGACTACGATAAAGAAAAACTTCAAGAGCGTTCTGCTAAATTAGCAGGCGGTGTTGCGGTCATTAAAGTTGGCGCATCAACTGAAGTAGAAATGAAAGAGAAAAAAGACCGTGTTGACGATGCATTACACGCAACGCGCGCAGCAGTTGAAGAAGGCGTAGTTGCTGGTGGTGGTGTTGCACTAGTACGTGTTGCTGGTCTATTAAAAGATCTTAAAGGTGACAACGACGACCAAAACGTAGGTATTCGTGTTGCACTTCGTGCAATGGAATCTCCATTACGTCAAATCGTTGCTAACTGTGGTGAAGAAGCATCAGTAGTCGCAAGCAACGTACAAAAAGGCACTGCAAACTACGGTTACAACGCAACAACTGGCGAATACGGCGATATGTTAGAAATGGGTATTCTTGACCCAACTAAAGTAACACGTAGCGCATTACAGTTTGCAGCGTCAGTAGCAGGCCTAATGATCACAACTGAATGTATGATCACAGACCTACCAGTAGATGCACCAGCTGCGCCTATGCCTGATATGGGCGGAATGGGTGGTATGATGTAA
- a CDS encoding alpha/beta fold hydrolase, which translates to MKLSFVLLSLMVAFPLFAQIKKSHANQLAEPSNNFFSLKEIKNADSKELTPLQYTQASDDTTLAFRSYLPLQANAILIFFHGAGAHSGLSYNHIGVGLRDEFNIAVYMPDLRGHGSSDGPRGDTPCDQQVWLDINTMVKHARSQYPYLPLFIGGHSAGAGLALNYSSWEQRDVIDGYVFLAPYFGFRSETSYDKAENDGYEFSSINVSDFVINSMSGGLFLGHSKAVKFNYPDSILENNPKIVTFNTVNMSKAVTPYSPDTQLSKLQQFGLWIGNKDEAFDPEKVIQFAKDNSAPKANKEIKIIEEANHFSIILDASKLMGSWITSVIQ; encoded by the coding sequence ATGAAATTAAGCTTCGTATTATTAAGTCTTATGGTCGCTTTTCCACTCTTTGCTCAAATCAAAAAATCACATGCAAATCAATTGGCAGAACCATCAAATAACTTCTTTTCTCTTAAAGAGATAAAAAATGCAGATAGCAAAGAGTTAACGCCTCTGCAATATACACAGGCGAGTGATGATACCACTTTGGCGTTTCGCTCTTATCTGCCACTGCAAGCTAACGCGATATTAATATTTTTCCATGGGGCAGGTGCTCATAGCGGACTTTCCTATAATCATATTGGTGTGGGGTTACGTGATGAGTTTAATATTGCCGTGTATATGCCAGACTTAAGGGGACATGGAAGCTCTGATGGACCACGAGGTGATACGCCCTGTGATCAACAAGTTTGGTTAGATATTAATACAATGGTTAAACATGCTCGAAGTCAGTATCCTTATTTGCCTCTTTTTATAGGCGGTCACTCTGCAGGAGCTGGCCTTGCACTTAATTATTCCAGTTGGGAGCAAAGAGACGTTATCGATGGTTATGTATTTCTTGCCCCTTATTTTGGTTTTCGTTCAGAAACTAGTTACGATAAAGCTGAAAATGATGGATATGAATTTTCTAGCATAAATGTTTCAGACTTTGTTATAAATAGCATGAGTGGTGGGCTGTTTTTAGGTCATTCAAAGGCGGTTAAATTTAATTACCCTGATAGTATTTTAGAAAATAACCCTAAAATAGTCACATTTAATACGGTCAATATGTCAAAAGCAGTCACGCCTTACTCTCCTGATACTCAACTCTCTAAATTACAGCAATTCGGACTGTGGATTGGAAACAAAGATGAAGCGTTTGATCCCGAAAAAGTTATTCAGTTTGCAAAAGACAATAGTGCACCGAAAGCAAATAAAGAAATAAAAATCATTGAGGAGGCAAATCACTTTTCTATTATTTTAGACGCTTCTAAGTTAATGGGGTCATGGATAACGAGTGTTATCCAATAA
- the gss gene encoding bifunctional glutathionylspermidine amidase/synthase → MSNKSISCSFGTLLGYAPGGVAAYSSDYDSASDVEYPKRSAFRSYVDGIYMGYKWQCVEFARRWMYQNCGYIFDDVSMAYEIFNLRSVRDIASNTRLPLQAFGNGSQRHPQPGCLLIWEQGGEFEETGHVAIVTEVFADKIRIAEQNLDHVKWPEGQNYSRELAATISEDGEYWVACSFNDALILGWMIQTDDDTDAEIREETDKQLFSLSSHHVKPVSGQKKSWLNVANKDEAAYVKALQGHKLSAAFADEYRYYVLSETAEDALRRATNELHGLFMHATDYVLDNEHLLDKFNLPRALLAKIRQSWDNRLNQLITSRFDFAMTTQGLKVYEYNCDSASCYMEGAKIQGKWADHYGVHEGEDAGKDLFNQLVKAWQKSQVKGLIHILHDDDPEEKYHALFIQQTLKAAGIDSRLIEGIDSLIWDESGNVVDAQGEVLHWVWKTWSWETALDQIRLECESDDASPESFEPLSKKGKTPRLADVLLHKNIMIFEPLWTLIPSNKAILPVLWSLFPNHPLLLHADFELNEDLQASGYVSKPIVGRCGANIQLVDYAQDVLDATDGQFAHQDNIYQSLFPLPLVDGYYVQVCTFTAAGKYAGSCLRVDSSMIISKDSDCLALRFVNDEAILLQ, encoded by the coding sequence TTGTCTAATAAATCAATCTCTTGTTCTTTTGGTACCTTACTTGGCTATGCACCAGGTGGTGTTGCTGCGTATTCTAGTGACTATGATAGTGCTAGTGATGTTGAGTATCCTAAACGTAGTGCTTTCCGTAGTTATGTGGATGGCATTTATATGGGCTATAAGTGGCAATGCGTTGAATTTGCACGTCGTTGGATGTATCAAAACTGTGGTTATATTTTTGATGATGTTTCGATGGCTTATGAAATATTCAATTTACGTTCGGTACGCGATATTGCGTCTAATACACGTTTGCCACTACAAGCTTTTGGCAATGGCAGTCAACGTCACCCGCAACCGGGTTGTTTGTTAATTTGGGAGCAAGGTGGCGAGTTTGAAGAAACAGGGCATGTTGCCATTGTCACTGAAGTGTTCGCCGATAAAATCCGTATTGCAGAGCAAAACCTTGACCATGTTAAGTGGCCTGAGGGGCAGAACTATAGCCGTGAATTAGCGGCGACGATCAGTGAAGATGGCGAATATTGGGTGGCTTGTTCATTTAATGATGCGTTGATTTTAGGGTGGATGATACAAACTGACGATGACACTGATGCGGAAATACGTGAAGAAACTGATAAGCAGTTGTTTTCTTTATCTAGCCATCATGTCAAGCCTGTCTCAGGGCAAAAGAAGTCTTGGTTAAATGTCGCCAACAAAGATGAAGCGGCTTATGTCAAAGCATTGCAGGGGCATAAGTTAAGTGCCGCGTTTGCTGATGAATATCGCTATTATGTTTTGTCTGAAACAGCGGAAGATGCTTTACGCCGAGCGACCAATGAGCTGCATGGTTTATTTATGCATGCCACGGATTATGTGCTTGATAACGAACATCTATTAGACAAATTTAATTTACCACGTGCTTTATTAGCTAAGATCCGCCAATCCTGGGATAACCGTTTAAACCAGTTGATCACCAGTCGTTTTGATTTCGCGATGACAACGCAAGGTTTGAAGGTTTATGAATATAACTGTGACTCTGCGTCATGTTATATGGAAGGGGCTAAAATTCAGGGAAAATGGGCAGATCATTATGGCGTTCATGAAGGTGAAGATGCAGGTAAAGATCTGTTTAATCAGCTGGTGAAAGCATGGCAAAAAAGTCAGGTAAAAGGGTTGATACATATTCTTCATGATGATGATCCTGAAGAGAAGTATCATGCTTTATTTATTCAACAGACCTTAAAAGCGGCAGGTATTGATAGTCGTTTGATTGAAGGAATTGATTCTTTAATTTGGGATGAATCAGGCAATGTGGTTGATGCACAAGGCGAGGTATTGCATTGGGTTTGGAAAACTTGGTCATGGGAAACAGCTCTGGACCAAATTCGCTTAGAATGTGAATCAGATGATGCGTCGCCCGAGAGCTTTGAGCCTTTATCTAAAAAAGGTAAAACGCCACGACTTGCTGATGTGTTACTGCATAAAAACATTATGATTTTTGAGCCGTTATGGACATTAATTCCAAGCAATAAAGCGATATTACCGGTGTTGTGGTCATTATTTCCGAATCACCCATTATTGTTACATGCTGACTTTGAATTAAATGAAGATTTACAAGCCAGCGGTTATGTTAGCAAGCCGATTGTTGGCCGTTGTGGAGCGAATATTCAGTTAGTTGACTACGCGCAAGATGTGTTGGATGCAACGGACGGACAGTTTGCCCATCAAGACAATATTTACCAATCGCTATTTCCATTACCGTTGGTTGATGGTTATTACGTTCAAGTTTGTACGTTCACTGCAGCAGGTAAGTATGCAGGTAGTTGTTTGCGAGTGGATTCGTCGATGATTATTAGTAAAGACAGTGATTGTTTGGCGTTACGCTTTGTGAATGATGAGGCGATTTTGTTGCAATAA
- a CDS encoding alpha/beta fold hydrolase — MKIIYKFLILLTVFTSPLTFAEQAVWPETTYYRNVNVDGNNIFYREAGNPDNPTILFLHGYPSSSHMYRHLIPLLSGSFHIVVPDNLGSGYSDKPDPKKHPYTFDLLADVMDGFVKALGIKNYTVYMQDFGAPVGFRLMMQQPDRVTALITQNGNAYLEGLTPPRQAFFKKAHEDTSPEMFKKLYDFTGVQGIKDKQYLRDVKGKEEIMSPDSWTHALHFLETEQQRVIQVQLLQDYYNNLLAYPKWQAFLREKQLPTLLVWGKNDPAFISAGAEAYLKDLPNAELHLIDAGHFAMEEKPVEIAKYIMHFMKELNK, encoded by the coding sequence ATGAAAATAATTTATAAGTTTCTTATTTTACTTACCGTATTCACAAGCCCTTTAACCTTTGCAGAACAAGCCGTTTGGCCTGAAACCACCTATTATCGTAACGTTAACGTCGACGGAAATAATATTTTTTATCGCGAAGCGGGTAATCCAGACAACCCTACTATTCTGTTTTTACACGGGTACCCTTCTTCTTCACACATGTATCGTCATCTGATTCCACTACTATCAGGATCGTTTCATATTGTCGTGCCAGACAACCTAGGTTCAGGTTACAGCGATAAACCCGATCCTAAGAAACACCCATACACATTTGACCTATTGGCAGATGTGATGGACGGGTTTGTTAAAGCACTTGGCATTAAAAATTACACCGTATACATGCAAGACTTTGGCGCACCCGTTGGCTTTCGCTTAATGATGCAACAACCAGATCGCGTGACAGCGTTGATCACACAAAATGGGAATGCTTATTTAGAAGGGTTAACACCACCACGCCAAGCATTTTTCAAAAAAGCACATGAAGATACATCTCCAGAAATGTTTAAAAAGCTTTATGACTTTACTGGCGTACAAGGTATTAAAGATAAGCAATATTTACGTGATGTTAAAGGTAAAGAAGAGATCATGAGCCCTGATAGCTGGACTCACGCACTGCACTTTTTAGAGACCGAACAACAACGCGTTATCCAAGTACAGTTGCTGCAAGATTATTACAATAACTTATTAGCTTACCCAAAATGGCAAGCATTTTTACGTGAGAAACAACTACCGACGTTATTGGTTTGGGGCAAAAATGATCCCGCCTTTATATCAGCAGGCGCAGAAGCTTACTTAAAAGATCTACCCAATGCAGAGCTTCATTTAATCGATGCAGGTCATTTTGCGATGGAAGAAAAACCAGTTGAAATTGCAAAATATATTATGCATTTCATGAAAGAACTTAATAAATAA